The DNA window CATCGAAGACAACGAAACGCTTCGCGGAACGAGTGAGTCACTCGAGTTCGGCGAACACGAGAACGTCACCATCGACCTCGAAGAGCCACCAGAGAACGTCACAATAGAGCTTGAAGACGAGGACGCTCTCGAGGAAGATGACGAACTCACGGCACTCCTGTACAGCGGCGACCCCGACGACTACGAGAACGAGTCGCCAATCGAATACAACGACGAACCAGTCGAAACGACGTTTACGCTCGAGGAGGCGATGGCTGCGGACGACGATGAGACAGACGAGGCTGACGCAGCCGATGACAGCGACACCGGTGACGATGGTGACGATGCGGACGGCGACGACACCGATGACTAGCGCACAACCGACCGATTCTTACCCGTCCCATTCGTAGCGTCTGTCGATGGACGCGCCGCTGTGGACCGATACCTACGCGCCCGAGTTGGCCGAGTTGCCACAGGACGATGCCCGCGAGTACTTAGAGCGGGCAGTCGAGGAGCCGATCAACCTCTTGTTACAGGGCCCGCCGGGAAGCGGGAAAACCGCAGCGGCGCGCGCACTCGCTCGAGAGGCACATGCAGATCCAGACAACGACCTCGTCGAGATCAACGTCGCCGACTTCTTCGGGCGGACGAAAACCGAGATCAAGAACGACCCGCGCTTTTCGCAGTTCCTCGTCGGCCGTTCCTCGATGTCCAAACGTGACATGATCAACCGCGTGCTCAAGGAATCTGCGAGTTACTCCTCTGTCTCCGGCGAGTACAAGACGATCTTGCTGGACAACGCCGAAGACGTCCGCGAGGACTTCCAGCAGGCGCTGCGTCGCATTATGGAGAAACACCATCAGACGACGCAGTTTATCATCGCGACGCGTCAGCCGACGAAGCTCATCCCGCCGATTCGCTCGCGCTGTTTCCCCGTCTCTTTCCGGTCGCCGACGACCGCCGAAACCGTCGCCGTCTTAGAGCGCATCCTCGAGGCCGAGGACGTCGAGTACGACGCAAACGGCCTCGAGTTCGTCTCGAACTACGGCGGTGGCAACCTCCGCGAGGCGATTTTGGGTGCCCAGACGACCGTCGAAGCCGAGGGCGAACTGACGATGAACGCGGCCTACGAGACCCTCGGCGAGGTCGGACTAGATGATGAGATCGAGTCGATGCTTGACGCTGCCGAGACGGGTGACTTTACCGACGCCCGAAAGACGCTCGACGATCTGCTGGTCGATGAAGGGTTAGACGGTGAGGAAGTGCTCGATTTGATCCTCCAGATTTCCCGGAAACGCTATCAGGGGCCGCAACTCGCTCGCATTCACCGCCTCGCTGCAGACGTCGAATTCGAACTCCACGAGGGAACGAGCGACCGGATTCACGTCTCGCATCTGCTGGCGGAGTTGGGTCGAGACGCGTAAGCGCGATTCACTCGAGGCGTGGGCCTCACCTATCGCGAAAACCGCCCGATGGGAAAGCTTCTTTGCGATCTCGAGGAACACGACGGTATGCCAACCGTCCTCGATACATATATCGAGAATCGCTTTCGCGTCCAGCCGAATCACGCGAACAACAACAACTCGCTCCACGGCGGGAATCTGATGAAGTGGCTCGACGAGATTGGGGCGATGTCTGCGATGCGTTTCGCAGGCGAAACCTGTGTCACGGCACAGGTAAACGAACTCGCATTCGAGCGCCCGATCAGAATCGGCGATACGGCGCTGGTCGAGGCCTACGTCTACGATGCGGGCCGGACGAGCGCTCACGTCGCACTCCGGGCCTGGCGCGAGGAACCCAGAAGCGGCGAGACTGAGAAGACGACCGCCTCCTCGTTTACGTTCGTCGCAATCGACGAAGATGGCTCACCGGTGCCGGTTCCCGACCTCACTGTCGATAGTGACGAAGGCGAGAAACTCCGCGAGCGCGCACTTGAGGCGGAGTACTAACACTCGACCGACGATCACGACGCGTCGGCGTCGTGAAACGCCTCGAGAACGTCCTCGGGAACCGGATTGACGTACTCGAACGATTCGTCCGAACAGAGTTGCTCGAAGTCTCGGTCGGTCGTTACGAGCGCGTCGATATTTGCCTGTCGTGCGAGTGCAACGTAAAAACAATCGTACACGTCGTGATTCTTCTCGGCACTGATCTCGTAGGCCTCGAGAACAGTGTCATCGTCTACGTCGACGAATTCCAGTGGATACTGGAGCACGGACGAGACGGCGTTTCTGGCCTCATAGGATTCGAAGCCGAGATCTTCGAGTACCCACTGGATTCGGAGCGGAAGGTACCCAAATACGACAAGCGTGTCGCCGCCTGAAAGCGCAGGAACGAGTTCGTCTGCGACGTAGGGATGCCCAGGATGGTCGTCGACCAACTGGATCGACAGCGCGTTGAGGTCCGGAAGAATCCGTTTCGAACTCATTTATCGCCCGCCAAACGTTGCGTCGCCTGCGTCTCGAAACGCTTCCGGCCCCCACTCTTCGCCCCGAGTCACCGTTTCGAGATCTGGTAACTCTCGGACGAGTCGAATATCACCGCCTTCACGGACGATCTGAAACTCGGTTCCGTCCTCGAGATTCAGGTCGTCGCGCAGCTCCTTCGGAATCGTCAATCGACCGCGGTGATTGAGTCGGGCTGTTCCGTACTCCTCGTCGGTACGATCACTGGACGAACTCATGGTCTCTCCCGTGTCGATGGTGACGTGGTGACTCACCATAAGATATGGGGAGCAAATCAATCTGATTCGAAATCGGATGGAGAATACTCACTCGAGGACCAGCACGTATCGCGTCAGCGACCGATGCACGCGCCGTTCGAACGTGGCCTCGAGTTCCCAGCCCGCCTCCTTCGCTTCGTCTTGCCATGACCGATCAGCGACGACGACGGCCCGTGACGCGACGCGGCGGGCTTCGGCGAGCGCGCCGGCAACGAGGTCCTCGAGTCGGTGGGTTTCGATTTTCGACTGGCGGCCGTAGGGAGCGTCGAAGACCACGCCGTCGACGGCGTCGTCCGCGAGCGGCAAGCGGGTTGCGTCGCCCCGGCCGACGTGCCAGGAGCCGCGTTCGACGCCTGTTGGTGAGGGCTCGGGGGCGTCGAGAAAGTGCTCGAGGTTCG is part of the Natronolimnobius sp. AArcel1 genome and encodes:
- a CDS encoding AAA family ATPase, with protein sequence MDAPLWTDTYAPELAELPQDDAREYLERAVEEPINLLLQGPPGSGKTAAARALAREAHADPDNDLVEINVADFFGRTKTEIKNDPRFSQFLVGRSSMSKRDMINRVLKESASYSSVSGEYKTILLDNAEDVREDFQQALRRIMEKHHQTTQFIIATRQPTKLIPPIRSRCFPVSFRSPTTAETVAVLERILEAEDVEYDANGLEFVSNYGGGNLREAILGAQTTVEAEGELTMNAAYETLGEVGLDDEIESMLDAAETGDFTDARKTLDDLLVDEGLDGEEVLDLILQISRKRYQGPQLARIHRLAADVEFELHEGTSDRIHVSHLLAELGRDA
- a CDS encoding acyl-CoA thioesterase, which codes for MPTVLDTYIENRFRVQPNHANNNNSLHGGNLMKWLDEIGAMSAMRFAGETCVTAQVNELAFERPIRIGDTALVEAYVYDAGRTSAHVALRAWREEPRSGETEKTTASSFTFVAIDEDGSPVPVPDLTVDSDEGEKLRERALEAEY
- a CDS encoding PIN domain-containing protein, whose product is MSSKRILPDLNALSIQLVDDHPGHPYVADELVPALSGGDTLVVFGYLPLRIQWVLEDLGFESYEARNAVSSVLQYPLEFVDVDDDTVLEAYEISAEKNHDVYDCFYVALARQANIDALVTTDRDFEQLCSDESFEYVNPVPEDVLEAFHDADAS
- a CDS encoding AbrB/MazE/SpoVT family DNA-binding domain-containing protein, with the translated sequence MSSSSDRTDEEYGTARLNHRGRLTIPKELRDDLNLEDGTEFQIVREGGDIRLVRELPDLETVTRGEEWGPEAFRDAGDATFGGR